A single Gammaproteobacteria bacterium CG11_big_fil_rev_8_21_14_0_20_46_22 DNA region contains:
- a CDS encoding HAD family hydrolase, whose product MKYDLIVFDWDGTLYDSAAFIVECVQAAAKGANLPVPAGDEIRHHIGLSSQEAMRRLFPNLSPFQVAELYKAYQAYIQGKHAPTLFEGSEAILHDLRDKGYLLAIATGKGRAGLDRDLSELGMQDLFAITRCADESFSKPHPQMMHDILEALDVSPERAVMVGDTEYDMGMAKNAGTDAIAVSYGVHHIDRLKGTHVVAEIHDIRELPRCL is encoded by the coding sequence ATGAAGTACGATTTAATCGTCTTTGATTGGGATGGCACTTTATATGACTCGGCAGCGTTCATTGTTGAGTGTGTGCAAGCTGCGGCTAAAGGCGCGAATCTGCCGGTGCCTGCTGGCGATGAGATACGCCATCATATTGGTTTAAGTTCACAAGAAGCGATGCGTCGTTTATTTCCAAATCTTTCACCCTTTCAAGTGGCTGAATTGTATAAAGCCTATCAGGCTTACATTCAAGGTAAGCATGCGCCAACTTTATTCGAAGGCAGTGAGGCTATATTGCATGACTTGCGTGATAAAGGCTATTTGCTAGCGATTGCCACCGGCAAAGGGCGGGCGGGCTTAGATCGCGATCTGAGCGAGCTTGGCATGCAGGACTTGTTTGCGATCACGCGTTGTGCGGATGAAAGCTTTTCAAAACCACACCCGCAAATGATGCACGATATCCTCGAGGCTTTGGATGTGTCACCTGAGAGAGCGGTGATGGTCGGTGATACAGAATACGATATGGGTATGGCTAAAAATGCCGGCACAGATGCGATCGCTGTCTCCTACGGTGTCCATCATATTGATCGTTTAAAAGGCACCCATGTGGTGGCTGAAATTCATGATATTAGGGAACTGCCTAGGTGTTTGTAG